The following are encoded together in the Salvia hispanica cultivar TCC Black 2014 chromosome 6, UniMelb_Shisp_WGS_1.0, whole genome shotgun sequence genome:
- the LOC125191900 gene encoding protein STICHEL-like isoform X2, giving the protein MQCSSFPFPDSLQRSGAMLSVDAGGSGIDHRPSNLHLKKELTQIRKAARVLRDPGTSSSWRSPPLGSARSLHYKSNGNAVASPSQHILHPPSLAGSGNSNNAGGRKGKGDRGRVYLCNWRNQKPESEKSRRNGEDEGSSSSLNGGGNDSKSEGYLSDRYGSSVSKCRRTVKKKSKRGNCSSGGSRHQKEKLQMRMILSRYAKNVADCSPSVGMRRDDLAKLGDQSDDNGDYCNSEDLGRDSAISPLLARLKKKGWSRSPTKLLRSHRKEDDSVSYSTQALSTSSYNRYAVRNPSTVESWDATTGSLNGADDDGDDQLDLPGRQGCGIPCYWSRRSTPKSRYGGSSCSPSLSDALRRKGSSLFCGSQTTSHGRHHRLPLASNKRRLSSMTAGQSLIPLIGNSADGRLSMRSGNSDDELSTNFTELDMEALSRLDGRRWSSSCRSQEGLEVVALNEEAREEGSPENIRSLSHKYRPMFFDELIGQKIVVQSLTSAVSRRRIAPVYLFQGARGIGKTSAARIFAAALNCIATEGSKPCGICRECTDFMSGKSRCLEEVNGSNKKGIDQMKNLLRNISAVHPSALPHYKIFVIDQCHLLPSRTWLAFLRLLEKPLPRIVFVLITTDVDNVPRTILTRCQKHVFNKISNGDIVTRLKKLATDENLDVDPNALELIASNADGSPRDAETMLDQLSLFGKRITKSLVNELMGVVSEDKLLDLLELAMSSNATETVRRARELMDSGVDPLVLISQLVTLIVDIIAGTYSNADAKDNYLFFGGRNLTERESDRLKHALTLLSEAEKHLRVSTERSTWFTATLLQLGSMSSPDRTQSTSSRRQSSKATDEEHVSMVRESTAPKQNSDAQFAPQKSGSNGDFATGQTTMTCMDSRMLNNIWIQCIEKCHSKTLRQLLHGHGKLVCLSETKGGLIADIAFEDGNTKSRALGFLSSITNVFEFVLRSNVEVRVSLLHDWRVRTSSADVSTSEDGKSDLPLRRIESIIHEQRLETAWMHAMEKGATASWKPERNQVLPQDGIDHPHVLNSKVQQWEDELHHEIKVLKINDQTGNKIGHHPISPSLLHNATTFPDNMGYESSSGAGGCSAFLCWNNRRPQGRRKGVQVQPKGGRRFSLIGECAKLRRSENKRLSI; this is encoded by the exons ATGCAATGCTCCTCTTTCCCATTTCCTGATTCACTGCAGCGGAGCGGAGCTATGTTGTCAGTTGACGCCGGCGGGAGTGGGATTGATCACCGCCCCAGCAACCTGCATTTGAAGAAGGAGCTCACCCAAATCAGGAAGGCCGCCAGAGTGCTCAGGGACCCCGGAACCTCCTCATCTTGGCGCTCTCCGCCTCTTGGCTCTGCAAGATCTCTTCACTACAAGAGCAATGGTAATGCTGTTGCTTCTCCCTCTCAACACATTTTGCACCCTCCTTCGCTTGCAGGGAGTGGGAATAGTAATAATGCTGGTGGTAGGAAAGGGAAAGGGGATAGGGGGAGGGTTTATTTGTGTAACTGGAGGAATCAGAAGCCTGAGAGTGAGAAGAGTAGGCGGAATGGTGAAGATGAGGGGTCCTCGTCTAGTTTGAATGGTGGTGGGAATGATTCGAAGAGTGAGGGTTATTTGAGTGATAGGTATGGTTCGTCGGTGTCTAAGTGTAGGCGTACTGTTAAGAAGAAGTCGAAGAGGGGTAATTGTTCTAGTGGTGGTTCTAGGCATCAGAAGGAGAAGTTGCAGATGAGGATGATTTTGAGTAGGTATGCTAAGAATGTTGCTGACTGTTCGCCTAGTGTGGGAATGAGGAGGGATGATTTGGCTAAATTGGGGGATCAGTCTGATGATAATGGGGATTATTGCAATTCTGAGGATTTAGGGAGGGATTCTGCGATATCGCCTTTGCTTGCTAGGCTTAAGAAGAAAGGTTGGTCTCGTTCACCGACAAAGTTGTTGAGGAGTCATAGGAAGGAGGATGATTCCGTTTCGTATAGCACACAAGCATTGTCGACAAGCTCTTATAATAGGTATGCTGTTAGGAACCCAAGTACTGTCGAGTCTTGGGATGCCACCACCGGGTCATTGAATGGTGCTGatgatgatggggatgatcaGTTGGATTTGCCTGGACGTCAGGGTTGTGGAATTCCTTGTTACTGGTCTAGAAGGTCGACACCAAAGTCTAGATATGGGGGGAGTTCTTGTTCTCCGTCTCTTTCTGATGCTCTAAGAAGGAAAGGAAGCAGCTTGTTTTGTGGAAGTCAGACCACGTCCCATGGAAGACATCATCGTTTGCCTTTGGCTTCCAACAAGAGGAGACTCAGCTCCATGACAGCAGGTCAAAGCCTCATTCCTCTTATTGGAAATAGTGCTGATGGAAGATTATCCATGAGAAGTGGGAACAGTGACGATGAGCTCTCAACAAATTTCACAGAGCTTGATATGGAGGCCTTGAGCCGGTTGGATGGTAGGAGGTGGTCTTCAAGTTGTAGAAGTCAGGAAGGCCTTGAGGTAGTAGCTCTGAACGAGGAAGCACGTGAAGAAGGTTCTCCAGAGAATATCCGAAGCCTGAGCCACAAATATAGGCCAATGTTTTTTGACGAATTAATTGGCCAAAAAATAGTTGTTCAATCTCTTACGAGTGCGGTTTCAAGAAGGCGGATTGCTCCAGTTTATCTATTTCAAGGTGCTCGTGGCATTGGTAAAACTTCCGCGGCTAGAATCTTTGCTGCTGCTTTGAATTGCATTGCCACTGAAGGGAGTAAACCCTGTGGGATCTGCCGGGAATGTACTGATTTCATGTCTGGAAAGAGCAGGTGTCTTGAAGAAGTTAATGGCTCCAATAAGAAGGGAATCGACCAAATGAAAAATCTGTTAAGAAACATATCAGCGGTCCATCCCTCGGCACTTCCACATTACAAGATTTTTGTCATTGACCAGTGTCATTTACTGCCCTCAAGAACATGGCTGGCATTTCTTCGACTCCTTGAAAAACCATTGCCGCGTATTGTTTTTGTACTCATCACAACTGATGTTGACAATGTACCACGCACCATATTGACTCGTTGCCAGAAGCAcgttttcaacaaaattagcAATGGCGATATTGTTACTCGCCTAAAGAAGCTTGCAACTGATGAGAACTTAGATGTTGATCCAAATGCGTTAGAGTTGATTGCCTCAAATGCAGATGGTTCACCACGAGATGCAGAAACCATGCTGGACCAGTTGAGTTTGTTTGGGAAACGAATCACTAAGTCCCTGGTGAATGAGCTT ATGGGGGTTGTCTCTGAGGATAAATTACTTGACCTTCTGGAGCTAGCAATGTCATCAAATGCTACAGAGACAGTTAGAAGAGCGAGGGAATTAATGGATTCGGGTGTTGATCCATTAGTACTAATCTCTCAGTTGGTGACACTTATTGTGGATATTATTGCTGGGACTTATTCAAATGCTGATGCAAAGGACAACTATCTGTTCTTTGGTGGGAGAAATT TGACTGAAAGAGAATCGGACAGACTTAAGCACGCATTAACTCTACTGTCTGAGGCGGAAAAGCATCTCAGAGTTTCAACGGAACGATCAACCTGGTTCACAGCAACCCTATTACAATTAGGTTCTATGTCTTCTCCAGATCGAACTCAGTCCACCAGTAGTCGACGACAGAGTTCAAAGGCAACTGACGAGGAGCACGTAAGTATGGTTAGAGAATCTACAGCCCCCAAGCAGAACTCAGATGCACAATTTGCACCTCAAAAGTCAG GCTCAAATGGTGATTTCGCAACTGGTCAAACGACAATGACATGCATGGATTCGAGGATGTTGAATAATATCTGGATCCAGTGCATTGAGAAGTGCCATTCTAAGACACTGAGGCAACTACTTCATGGTCATGGAAAGCTTGTTTGTTTGTCTGAAACGAAAG GTGGTTTGATTGCCGACATTGCGTTTGAGGATGGTAACACCAAGAGCCGAGCACTAGGTTTTCTCAGCAGCATCACTAATGTATTTGAATTCGTTTTACGAAGCAACGTGGAGGTTAGGGTAAGTCTGCTGCACGACTGGAGAGTCAGAACCTCCTCTGCAGATGTTAGTACATCGGAAGATGGCAAATCAGATCTCCCCTTGCGGAGAATCGAATCCATTATCCACGAGCAAAGGCTGGAAACCGCGTGGATGCATGCAATGGAGAAAGGAGCCACTGCATCATGGAAGCCAGAAAGGAATCAAGTCCTGCCTCAGGATGGCATAGATCATCCACACGTATTGAATTCGAAAGTGCAGCAATGGGAAGATGAGTTGCATCATGAGATTAAAGTACTCAAAATCAATGATCAGACAGGTAACAAGATCGGCCATCACCCCATATCTCCGAGCTTGCTGCATAACGCCACCACCTTCCCGGATAACAT GGGATATGAATCTAGCAGTGGCGCAGGCGGTTGCAGCGCCTTCTTATGTTGGAATAACCGCAGACCTCAAGGAAGAAGAAAG GGTGTACAAGTACAACCCAAAGGTGGAAGAAGATTCTCTTTAATTGGAGAGTGTGCTAAATTGAGGAGATCAGAAAACAAGAGATTGAGCATATGA
- the LOC125191900 gene encoding protein STICHEL-like isoform X1, whose product MQCSSFPFPDSLQRSGAMLSVDAGGSGIDHRPSNLHLKKELTQIRKAARVLRDPGTSSSWRSPPLGSARSLHYKSNGNAVASPSQHILHPPSLAGSGNSNNAGGRKGKGDRGRVYLCNWRNQKPESEKSRRNGEDEGSSSSLNGGGNDSKSEGYLSDRYGSSVSKCRRTVKKKSKRGNCSSGGSRHQKEKLQMRMILSRYAKNVADCSPSVGMRRDDLAKLGDQSDDNGDYCNSEDLGRDSAISPLLARLKKKGWSRSPTKLLRSHRKEDDSVSYSTQALSTSSYNRYAVRNPSTVESWDATTGSLNGADDDGDDQLDLPGRQGCGIPCYWSRRSTPKSRYGGSSCSPSLSDALRRKGSSLFCGSQTTSHGRHHRLPLASNKRRLSSMTAGQSLIPLIGNSADGRLSMRSGNSDDELSTNFTELDMEALSRLDGRRWSSSCRSQEGLEVVALNEEAREEGSPENIRSLSHKYRPMFFDELIGQKIVVQSLTSAVSRRRIAPVYLFQGARGIGKTSAARIFAAALNCIATEGSKPCGICRECTDFMSGKSRCLEEVNGSNKKGIDQMKNLLRNISAVHPSALPHYKIFVIDQCHLLPSRTWLAFLRLLEKPLPRIVFVLITTDVDNVPRTILTRCQKHVFNKISNGDIVTRLKKLATDENLDVDPNALELIASNADGSPRDAETMLDQLSLFGKRITKSLVNELMGVVSEDKLLDLLELAMSSNATETVRRARELMDSGVDPLVLISQLVTLIVDIIAGTYSNADAKDNYLFFGGRNLTERESDRLKHALTLLSEAEKHLRVSTERSTWFTATLLQLGSMSSPDRTQSTSSRRQSSKATDEEHVSMVRESTAPKQNSDAQFAPQKSGSPSPFMVAAHCNSTSNEKPVRQIAKPNQSQFSDSGNLTGSNGDFATGQTTMTCMDSRMLNNIWIQCIEKCHSKTLRQLLHGHGKLVCLSETKGGLIADIAFEDGNTKSRALGFLSSITNVFEFVLRSNVEVRVSLLHDWRVRTSSADVSTSEDGKSDLPLRRIESIIHEQRLETAWMHAMEKGATASWKPERNQVLPQDGIDHPHVLNSKVQQWEDELHHEIKVLKINDQTGNKIGHHPISPSLLHNATTFPDNMGYESSSGAGGCSAFLCWNNRRPQGRRKGVQVQPKGGRRFSLIGECAKLRRSENKRLSI is encoded by the exons ATGCAATGCTCCTCTTTCCCATTTCCTGATTCACTGCAGCGGAGCGGAGCTATGTTGTCAGTTGACGCCGGCGGGAGTGGGATTGATCACCGCCCCAGCAACCTGCATTTGAAGAAGGAGCTCACCCAAATCAGGAAGGCCGCCAGAGTGCTCAGGGACCCCGGAACCTCCTCATCTTGGCGCTCTCCGCCTCTTGGCTCTGCAAGATCTCTTCACTACAAGAGCAATGGTAATGCTGTTGCTTCTCCCTCTCAACACATTTTGCACCCTCCTTCGCTTGCAGGGAGTGGGAATAGTAATAATGCTGGTGGTAGGAAAGGGAAAGGGGATAGGGGGAGGGTTTATTTGTGTAACTGGAGGAATCAGAAGCCTGAGAGTGAGAAGAGTAGGCGGAATGGTGAAGATGAGGGGTCCTCGTCTAGTTTGAATGGTGGTGGGAATGATTCGAAGAGTGAGGGTTATTTGAGTGATAGGTATGGTTCGTCGGTGTCTAAGTGTAGGCGTACTGTTAAGAAGAAGTCGAAGAGGGGTAATTGTTCTAGTGGTGGTTCTAGGCATCAGAAGGAGAAGTTGCAGATGAGGATGATTTTGAGTAGGTATGCTAAGAATGTTGCTGACTGTTCGCCTAGTGTGGGAATGAGGAGGGATGATTTGGCTAAATTGGGGGATCAGTCTGATGATAATGGGGATTATTGCAATTCTGAGGATTTAGGGAGGGATTCTGCGATATCGCCTTTGCTTGCTAGGCTTAAGAAGAAAGGTTGGTCTCGTTCACCGACAAAGTTGTTGAGGAGTCATAGGAAGGAGGATGATTCCGTTTCGTATAGCACACAAGCATTGTCGACAAGCTCTTATAATAGGTATGCTGTTAGGAACCCAAGTACTGTCGAGTCTTGGGATGCCACCACCGGGTCATTGAATGGTGCTGatgatgatggggatgatcaGTTGGATTTGCCTGGACGTCAGGGTTGTGGAATTCCTTGTTACTGGTCTAGAAGGTCGACACCAAAGTCTAGATATGGGGGGAGTTCTTGTTCTCCGTCTCTTTCTGATGCTCTAAGAAGGAAAGGAAGCAGCTTGTTTTGTGGAAGTCAGACCACGTCCCATGGAAGACATCATCGTTTGCCTTTGGCTTCCAACAAGAGGAGACTCAGCTCCATGACAGCAGGTCAAAGCCTCATTCCTCTTATTGGAAATAGTGCTGATGGAAGATTATCCATGAGAAGTGGGAACAGTGACGATGAGCTCTCAACAAATTTCACAGAGCTTGATATGGAGGCCTTGAGCCGGTTGGATGGTAGGAGGTGGTCTTCAAGTTGTAGAAGTCAGGAAGGCCTTGAGGTAGTAGCTCTGAACGAGGAAGCACGTGAAGAAGGTTCTCCAGAGAATATCCGAAGCCTGAGCCACAAATATAGGCCAATGTTTTTTGACGAATTAATTGGCCAAAAAATAGTTGTTCAATCTCTTACGAGTGCGGTTTCAAGAAGGCGGATTGCTCCAGTTTATCTATTTCAAGGTGCTCGTGGCATTGGTAAAACTTCCGCGGCTAGAATCTTTGCTGCTGCTTTGAATTGCATTGCCACTGAAGGGAGTAAACCCTGTGGGATCTGCCGGGAATGTACTGATTTCATGTCTGGAAAGAGCAGGTGTCTTGAAGAAGTTAATGGCTCCAATAAGAAGGGAATCGACCAAATGAAAAATCTGTTAAGAAACATATCAGCGGTCCATCCCTCGGCACTTCCACATTACAAGATTTTTGTCATTGACCAGTGTCATTTACTGCCCTCAAGAACATGGCTGGCATTTCTTCGACTCCTTGAAAAACCATTGCCGCGTATTGTTTTTGTACTCATCACAACTGATGTTGACAATGTACCACGCACCATATTGACTCGTTGCCAGAAGCAcgttttcaacaaaattagcAATGGCGATATTGTTACTCGCCTAAAGAAGCTTGCAACTGATGAGAACTTAGATGTTGATCCAAATGCGTTAGAGTTGATTGCCTCAAATGCAGATGGTTCACCACGAGATGCAGAAACCATGCTGGACCAGTTGAGTTTGTTTGGGAAACGAATCACTAAGTCCCTGGTGAATGAGCTT ATGGGGGTTGTCTCTGAGGATAAATTACTTGACCTTCTGGAGCTAGCAATGTCATCAAATGCTACAGAGACAGTTAGAAGAGCGAGGGAATTAATGGATTCGGGTGTTGATCCATTAGTACTAATCTCTCAGTTGGTGACACTTATTGTGGATATTATTGCTGGGACTTATTCAAATGCTGATGCAAAGGACAACTATCTGTTCTTTGGTGGGAGAAATT TGACTGAAAGAGAATCGGACAGACTTAAGCACGCATTAACTCTACTGTCTGAGGCGGAAAAGCATCTCAGAGTTTCAACGGAACGATCAACCTGGTTCACAGCAACCCTATTACAATTAGGTTCTATGTCTTCTCCAGATCGAACTCAGTCCACCAGTAGTCGACGACAGAGTTCAAAGGCAACTGACGAGGAGCACGTAAGTATGGTTAGAGAATCTACAGCCCCCAAGCAGAACTCAGATGCACAATTTGCACCTCAAAAGTCAGGTTCGCCCTCACCCTTTATGGTTGCTGCTCACTGCAATTCAACGAGCAACGAAAAACCAGTCAGACAAATTGCCAAACCCAATCAAAGCCAATTCAGTGATAGCGGAAATCTGACAGGCTCAAATGGTGATTTCGCAACTGGTCAAACGACAATGACATGCATGGATTCGAGGATGTTGAATAATATCTGGATCCAGTGCATTGAGAAGTGCCATTCTAAGACACTGAGGCAACTACTTCATGGTCATGGAAAGCTTGTTTGTTTGTCTGAAACGAAAG GTGGTTTGATTGCCGACATTGCGTTTGAGGATGGTAACACCAAGAGCCGAGCACTAGGTTTTCTCAGCAGCATCACTAATGTATTTGAATTCGTTTTACGAAGCAACGTGGAGGTTAGGGTAAGTCTGCTGCACGACTGGAGAGTCAGAACCTCCTCTGCAGATGTTAGTACATCGGAAGATGGCAAATCAGATCTCCCCTTGCGGAGAATCGAATCCATTATCCACGAGCAAAGGCTGGAAACCGCGTGGATGCATGCAATGGAGAAAGGAGCCACTGCATCATGGAAGCCAGAAAGGAATCAAGTCCTGCCTCAGGATGGCATAGATCATCCACACGTATTGAATTCGAAAGTGCAGCAATGGGAAGATGAGTTGCATCATGAGATTAAAGTACTCAAAATCAATGATCAGACAGGTAACAAGATCGGCCATCACCCCATATCTCCGAGCTTGCTGCATAACGCCACCACCTTCCCGGATAACAT GGGATATGAATCTAGCAGTGGCGCAGGCGGTTGCAGCGCCTTCTTATGTTGGAATAACCGCAGACCTCAAGGAAGAAGAAAG GGTGTACAAGTACAACCCAAAGGTGGAAGAAGATTCTCTTTAATTGGAGAGTGTGCTAAATTGAGGAGATCAGAAAACAAGAGATTGAGCATATGA
- the LOC125194724 gene encoding putative cryptochrome DASH, mitochondrial, whose amino-acid sequence MHGRDEDSPGTEESGYGYYPSSQPSQLWGSSPTPRGSSPSPPPFQSWSPTSPPWQQSQYRGQSSHQRNLGSHWRADDGADESGPTGETADEIFGGDGGGGRGGGDGGGGRGGNGGGGRGGGYGGGGRGGGDGDGDGSGSGGSESAVTSRGGHYTKDESIAVARAWDAVTSDPCVGTDQTEMGFWKRVLLTYNEFKPRGAKPRDAEQLRKKFGRILTPTKKFAGIYGNNLLNAESGRNEADVKALSVSQYNALYKPRFNHWEEFLVLENYPKFKARLRVTCERRRNESRELSSGGDLNDAAEGAL is encoded by the exons ATGCACGGGAGAGACGAAGATTCACCCGGCACAGAAGAATCGGGATACGGATACTATCCTTCTTCCCAGCCATCTCAGCTGTGGGGATCGAGTCCCACCCCCCGGGGATCGAGTCCCAGTCCCCCTCCATTCCAGTCGTGGTCACCGACATCCCCGCCGTGGCAACAAAGCCAATATCGGGGTCAATCTTCTCATCAGAGGAATTTGG GTTCACACTGGAGAGCAGATGATGGGGCTGATGAGTCCGGGCCTACCGGAGAAACCGCCGACGAGATCttcggcggcgacggcggtggTGGGAGAGgtggcggcgacggcggtggTGGGAGGGGCGGCAACGGCGGTGGTGGGAGGGGCGGCGGCTACGGCGGTGGGGGgagaggcggcggcgacggcgacggggatggcagcggcagcggcggTAGCGAGTCGGCGGTAACAAGTCGGGGCGGGCACTACACCAAAGACGAGTCGATTGCTGTGGCGAGGGCATGGGATGCCGTCACATCAGACCCCTGTGTTGGCACCGATCAGACCGAGATGGGCTTTTGGAAGCGCGTCTTGTTGACCTACAATGAGTTCAAGCCGAGAGGCGCCAAACCGCGTGACGCGGAACAGCTCCGGAAAAAGTTTGGGAGGATTCTGACACCCACCAAGAAGTTCGCGGGCATCTACGGCAACAACCTTCTCAACGCTGAGAGTGGCCGCAACGAAGCCGACGTGAAGGCTCTGTCTGTGTCCCAATACAACGCGCTATATAAGCCTAGGTTCAACCACTGGGAGGAGTTTCTCGTTCTCGAGAACTACCCGAAATTCAAGGCCAGACTGAGGGTCACGTGCGAGAGGAGACGCAACGAGAGCCGGGAACTCAGCAGCGGCGGCGACCTCAACGACGCAGCGGAGGGAGCCCTCTGA